From Cellulomonas dongxiuzhuiae, the proteins below share one genomic window:
- the narH gene encoding nitrate reductase subunit beta, with protein sequence MRVMAQMAMVMNLDKCIGCHTCSVTCKQAWTNRTGTEYVWFNNVETRPGQGYPRTYEDQEKWEGGWALNRRGRLQLKAGGRLRNLLTIFASPKQPSIDEYYEPWTYDYESLTNAPLQEHTPVARPRSLLSGKDVQVGWSANWDDDLGGAPELTTADPVLQKVSDKVRLEFEQTFMFYLPRICEHCLNPSCAASCPSGAIYKRAEDGIVLVDQDACRGWRKCVTGCPYKKVYFNHKTGKAEKCTFCFPRIEVGLPTVCSETCVGRLRYIGLVLYDADKVLAAASVTDEHDLLAAQREVFLDPDDPQVQREAERAGIPHDWVQAAQRSPIRALISTYEVALPLHPEYRTMPMVWYIPPLSPVVDVVQETGVDSEDTSNLFAAIDTLRIPVEYLAELFTAGDTAPVTAVLKRLAAMRSYMRDLNMGRSGDPAIPASVGMDEATMYEMYRLLALAKYDERYVVPAAHAEQAHGLEELATECSLDYDGGPGMGGSGPFGEGSGGQDPIAVENFHMLQQRQTTDTVAEPESRKARVNLLNWDGKSAPAGMFPPKAGPDGANLREPEEDDAAAVVQPLPAGGSVSGPAGTGTAPRGGDGPPAPGGSDDGASEPGTPDGGRP encoded by the coding sequence ATGAGGGTGATGGCCCAGATGGCGATGGTCATGAACCTCGACAAGTGCATCGGGTGCCACACGTGCTCGGTGACCTGCAAGCAGGCGTGGACCAACCGCACGGGCACCGAGTACGTGTGGTTCAACAACGTCGAGACGCGCCCCGGCCAGGGCTACCCGCGGACCTACGAGGACCAGGAGAAGTGGGAGGGCGGCTGGGCCCTGAACAGGCGCGGCCGCCTGCAGCTCAAGGCCGGCGGCCGGCTGCGGAACCTGCTGACGATCTTCGCGAGCCCCAAGCAGCCGTCCATCGACGAGTACTACGAACCGTGGACGTACGACTACGAGAGCCTGACCAACGCGCCGCTGCAGGAGCACACGCCCGTCGCACGACCGCGGTCGCTGCTCAGCGGCAAGGACGTGCAGGTCGGGTGGAGCGCCAACTGGGACGACGACCTGGGCGGCGCACCCGAGCTGACGACCGCGGACCCCGTGCTCCAGAAGGTCTCGGACAAGGTGAGGCTCGAGTTCGAGCAGACCTTCATGTTCTACCTGCCGCGGATCTGCGAGCACTGCCTCAACCCGTCGTGCGCCGCGTCGTGCCCGTCGGGCGCGATCTACAAGCGCGCCGAGGACGGCATCGTGCTCGTCGACCAGGACGCGTGCCGCGGCTGGCGCAAGTGCGTGACCGGCTGCCCGTACAAGAAGGTCTACTTCAACCACAAGACCGGCAAGGCCGAGAAGTGCACGTTCTGCTTCCCGCGCATCGAGGTCGGCCTGCCGACGGTCTGCTCCGAGACGTGCGTCGGGCGGCTGCGCTACATCGGGCTCGTCCTGTACGACGCCGACAAGGTGCTCGCCGCGGCGTCCGTCACCGACGAGCACGACCTGCTCGCCGCGCAGCGCGAGGTGTTCCTCGACCCCGACGACCCGCAGGTCCAGCGCGAGGCCGAGCGCGCCGGGATCCCGCACGACTGGGTGCAGGCTGCGCAGCGCTCGCCGATCCGGGCGCTCATCAGCACCTACGAGGTCGCCCTGCCGCTGCACCCCGAGTACCGCACGATGCCGATGGTCTGGTACATCCCGCCGCTGTCGCCCGTCGTCGACGTGGTCCAGGAGACCGGCGTCGACTCCGAGGACACCTCGAACCTGTTCGCCGCGATCGACACGCTGCGGATCCCGGTCGAGTACCTCGCCGAGCTGTTCACGGCGGGCGACACCGCGCCGGTCACGGCCGTGCTCAAGCGCCTCGCGGCCATGCGCTCGTACATGCGCGACCTCAACATGGGCCGCTCCGGCGACCCGGCCATCCCGGCGTCGGTCGGCATGGACGAGGCGACGATGTACGAGATGTACCGCCTGCTCGCGCTCGCGAAGTACGACGAGCGGTACGTCGTCCCCGCGGCGCACGCCGAGCAGGCCCACGGGCTCGAGGAGCTCGCCACCGAGTGCAGCCTCGACTACGACGGCGGGCCGGGCATGGGTGGCTCCGGGCCGTTCGGGGAGGGCTCGGGCGGGCAGGACCCCATCGCCGTCGAGAACTTCCACATGCTGCAGCAGCGCCAGACGACCGACACCGTCGCCGAGCCCGAGAGCCGCAAGGCGCGCGTGAACCTGCTCAACTGGGACGGCAAGAGCGCCCCCGCGGGGATGTTCCCGCCCAAGGCCGGCCCCGACGGCGCGAACCTGCGCGAGCCCGAGGAGGACGACGCGGCGGCCGTGGTCCAGCCGCTGCCGGCGGGCGGCAGCGTGTCGGGGCCGGCGGGCACCGGGACGGCACCGCGGGGCGGCGACGGGCCGCCGGCACCCGGTGGGTCCGACGACGGGGCGTCGGAGCCCGGGACGCCCGACGGGGGCCGGCCGTGA